The Natronoarchaeum mannanilyticum genome includes the window TCACCGACCGTAATTGATCGGGGCCGCTGTAGTCTGCGGGTGCTGTGAATGTACACTCCGCGCACGGCGCTTTCCGGGATCTCGACCGGGCTCAGAGCCGCTCGGCGTCCGTCGCAGTCCCCCGGGTCCGTCCCTCTCGAGTGCGGTCGTTACGATACGCGAACCCGGCGAGAACGAGGCCGGCCAGGACGAGTCCGCCGATTGACTCGGGCCACGTGTGGGCGCCCGCCAGCGGCCGCGCGACGACCATTCCGAGCGCAACGACGAGCGCCGGGGCGAACCGGCGATCCAGAAACGCAAGATAGCCGGCGGGTACCGCGGCGTACAGTACGTGACTCGAAACGTCCCAGAACGGCGTGACGAGGAGATGCGGGACGGTCGCGGCGACCAACAGGAGCGAAAACTCTGGTACGCGTCGGCCCCACTGTTGTACCCGCCAGACGCCCCAGATGAGCGTGATGCCGACGCCGAGGCCCAGACTCCCAGTGAAGTCCGGTCCCCACGACGGAACGGTTCCGAAGAGCGACGGCGCGCCCTCGTAGATCGCGAACGCGACGGCCCAGCCCAGCGCGACGACGCCGACGCGCGGGCCGAAGTCTCGAAGTTCGGGGTCTCTCGCCGACCGAACCTCGTAGACGAGGACGGCGATCGTACAGAGCAGGACGAAGTACTCCGGCGTGAACGCCTCCGAGTAAGTGCGTGCGATAGTCTCTACCATTTGCACGTCGCTATTCGCATCCATAGTATGGAAATTTCGGTTTCCGACGGTATCTGCGGAGTTTCGGAGCGCGACGCCGGGAGAGCCGCGATGCGCTGCCGATACACGGGCGCGCGAGCTTTATACCGCTAAGACGACTACTTGTACCGTGAACTCGGCAGCTTCGGCGGGACTCTACCACGCGCCCCGCACCGACGTCTCCCAGAACCAGGGGAAGTTCCGGATCCACCTCAACTTCCCCGGGCGGAACCACCCGGACCACGAGGACCACGGCTACGGCCCGCTCGCGACCGTCGTCGAGTCGTTCATGGATCCCGACACGCTGATCTCGATGCACCCCCACCAGAACGAGGAGATCATCTCCTGGGTGCCCGCGGGCGTGATGCGCCACGACGACCGGCAGGGCAACGAGCTGGTCACCGATTCCGAGCACCTGATGGTGATGAACGCCGGCAGCGGCTTCTGGCACGAGGAGCGCACGCTCGCGGACGATCCGCCGCTGCGGATGCTCCAGATCTTCGTCCGCCCGCACAGCCTCGATCTCCAGCCTGGCATCCAGCACGGCGCGATCGACGACCCGGTCGCCAACGAGTGGCGCCATCTCTTCGG containing:
- a CDS encoding pirin family protein; the encoded protein is MNSAASAGLYHAPRTDVSQNQGKFRIHLNFPGRNHPDHEDHGYGPLATVVESFMDPDTLISMHPHQNEEIISWVPAGVMRHDDRQGNELVTDSEHLMVMNAGSGFWHEERTLADDPPLRMLQIFVRPHSLDLQPGIQHGAIDDPVANEWRHLFGPEGSDAPFYVRNDVNFYDARLEEGASVALPEIDGWDAYFYVSEGAVEANGVAFDRTESGLVVGDEDPTITAREESVLVAFLVDPDAPVTRQGTIGR